In a genomic window of Mucilaginibacter sp. KACC 22063:
- the hemW gene encoding radical SAM family heme chaperone HemW, translating to MAGIYIHIPFCKQACHYCDFHFSTSLKYKDEMIAALIAEIALQKDYLGQESISTIYFGGGTPSLLDIKEINQIIDQIGKFFHIESGAEVTLEANPDDLNTAKVSALKQTAVNRFSIGIQSFFDDDLIWMNRAHRANEAEASVKRAQDAGFENITVDLIFGYPLLTDAKWKHNMDTVFNLQIPHVSAYSMTVEPKTALAAFIRKKYYPPLNDQQSAEQFLQLADAMQQHGFEHYEISNYALPGHHSRHNTNYWRGVKYLGIGPSAHSFNGETRQWDLANNAVYMKEIGLGKVPAETEVLTETDRLNEYIMTSLRTMWGLDLEKLNVIAKGSSDDLLKEAEEPLEKGLIKLENNIITLTREGQLYADQVAADLFF from the coding sequence ATGGCCGGAATTTACATTCATATCCCCTTTTGCAAACAGGCTTGCCATTATTGCGACTTCCATTTCAGTACTTCTTTAAAGTATAAAGACGAGATGATTGCTGCTTTGATAGCCGAGATAGCCTTGCAAAAAGATTATTTAGGCCAGGAAAGTATTAGCACTATATATTTTGGCGGAGGTACCCCTTCCTTGCTGGATATCAAAGAAATCAATCAGATCATAGATCAGATCGGTAAATTCTTCCATATCGAATCCGGTGCAGAAGTGACCTTAGAAGCAAACCCGGATGATCTAAATACAGCAAAGGTTAGTGCTTTAAAACAAACTGCTGTCAACCGCTTTAGCATTGGCATACAGTCGTTTTTTGATGACGATTTGATCTGGATGAACCGCGCACACCGGGCAAATGAAGCCGAAGCCTCCGTAAAGCGCGCGCAGGATGCCGGGTTTGAGAATATTACCGTCGACCTGATATTTGGCTATCCCCTGCTTACCGATGCAAAGTGGAAGCATAACATGGATACGGTTTTTAACCTGCAGATACCGCACGTATCTGCTTACAGCATGACGGTTGAACCGAAAACCGCGCTTGCAGCATTCATCAGGAAAAAGTATTATCCCCCACTTAACGATCAGCAAAGCGCCGAACAGTTTTTGCAATTGGCTGATGCTATGCAACAACACGGCTTTGAGCATTACGAAATCTCTAATTATGCATTGCCGGGACACCATTCGCGGCATAACACTAATTACTGGCGGGGTGTAAAATACCTGGGCATAGGGCCATCCGCACACTCCTTTAACGGAGAAACAAGGCAATGGGACTTAGCCAATAATGCGGTTTATATGAAAGAGATTGGCTTAGGCAAAGTACCCGCAGAAACAGAAGTGCTTACAGAAACCGACCGATTAAACGAGTACATCATGACCTCATTGCGTACTATGTGGGGGCTTGATCTTGAAAAGCTTAACGTCATTGCAAAAGGATCATCCGATGATTTATTGAAAGAAGCCGAAGAGCCGTTAGAGAAAGGGCTTATTAAACTTGAAAATAATATCATAACCCTTACCAGGGAAGGTCAATTATACGCCGACCAGGTGGCTGCAGATCTGTTCTTTTAG
- a CDS encoding cation:proton antiporter: MKKSAVYLFYLLLFTVFIISSYWVIQQGTLLQSSQIKINVPRLANDHWTEIRSILRDNIDRPLPVILLQILMILVTARFFGFLCNKMGQPTVIGEIIAGIFLGPSFLGIYFPKVFSFIFPLSSLNNLQYLSQIGLILFMFVIGMELDFKLLKSKSQNAVVISHASILIPFGLGLVLAYYLYANYAPAGISFISFSLFIGIAMSITAFPVLARIVHQRGLSKTPIGTLVITCAAADDVTAWCMLAAVIAIVKTGSIISLTITLIMALCYVLIMIKVIGPLLSKAGDKMKNSETLNKPMIAIFFILLILSSYVTEIIGIHALFGAFMAGIIMPSDASFRKNFIYKIEDIALVLLLPLFFVFTGLKTHINLLNSLPLWEVTTIIIIVAFIGKFLGSAFTARFVGQSWKDSLIIGALMNTRGLVELVVLNIGYDLHILSSTMFSMLVIMALFTTFMTGPILDLINRLMPEKKS, from the coding sequence ATGAAGAAATCTGCTGTTTATTTATTTTATCTGCTATTATTCACAGTTTTTATAATTTCTTCATACTGGGTAATACAACAGGGTACCCTATTACAATCTTCACAAATTAAAATAAATGTACCCCGGCTTGCTAATGATCATTGGACAGAGATCCGGTCTATTCTAAGAGATAATATTGACCGGCCATTACCTGTCATTTTACTTCAGATATTAATGATCCTGGTAACGGCAAGGTTTTTCGGATTTTTATGCAATAAGATGGGGCAACCAACCGTAATTGGAGAAATCATTGCAGGCATATTTCTTGGACCTTCTTTTTTAGGCATATATTTTCCAAAGGTTTTCTCTTTCATTTTCCCGTTATCATCCTTAAATAACTTACAATATCTGAGTCAGATTGGACTCATACTCTTCATGTTTGTTATCGGCATGGAACTGGATTTCAAATTATTAAAAAGCAAATCACAAAATGCAGTAGTCATAAGCCATGCAAGTATTCTAATTCCTTTCGGCCTGGGGCTGGTACTCGCTTATTATTTATATGCAAACTACGCTCCGGCAGGTATCAGTTTTATTTCATTTTCCTTATTTATAGGGATTGCCATGAGCATAACTGCTTTTCCTGTATTGGCCAGAATAGTTCACCAACGAGGACTTTCGAAAACACCAATTGGCACACTGGTTATTACATGCGCTGCTGCTGATGATGTTACAGCCTGGTGTATGCTTGCAGCCGTTATAGCAATAGTTAAAACCGGTTCTATTATAAGTTTAACTATAACCTTAATTATGGCCTTATGCTATGTTTTAATTATGATTAAAGTTATTGGCCCCTTATTATCAAAAGCAGGTGATAAGATGAAAAACTCGGAAACACTCAATAAGCCTATGATCGCCATATTTTTTATATTATTGATATTATCATCTTACGTTACTGAAATAATAGGGATCCATGCGCTCTTTGGCGCCTTTATGGCCGGAATTATTATGCCAAGTGATGCAAGTTTCAGGAAAAATTTCATTTACAAAATAGAAGATATAGCACTTGTATTATTACTGCCATTATTTTTTGTATTTACCGGGTTAAAAACACATATCAATCTCTTAAACTCTTTGCCCTTGTGGGAAGTAACCACCATTATCATTATCGTTGCTTTTATTGGCAAGTTTTTAGGAAGTGCATTTACAGCGCGTTTTGTAGGGCAATCATGGAAGGATAGCTTAATAATTGGCGCACTAATGAATACACGTGGCTTAGTTGAGCTGGTTGTATTAAATATAGGTTATGACCTTCATATTTTATCGTCTACCATGTTTTCCATGCTTGTGATCATGGCATTATTTACAACCTTTATGACCGGCCCTATACTTGATCTAATTAATAGGTTAATGCCGGAAAAAAAGAGCTGA
- a CDS encoding outer membrane beta-barrel family protein yields MKKIYLLLACLLSCLIVNAQNKSGNHTIKGFLVDSVTNKPLPYATVLLTDSASKQSINTLSTSNGSFNIRADIDKDYVLSFTFIGYNKKTLLFKSNKQTDLGTIKLSPLNNQLKEVSVISVKPVITQEVDRINYNVQNDPENKILNVLDMFRKVPFISIDANNNILFKGNTKFKILINGRTSSLFANNPSDVLRTMQSSNIKRIEVITTPPSKYDAEGLTGIINIILKKQIDQGYNASVNLHENTVNGPAAGVSLTLKEGKLGLLLNTGAKDQIDRRGNSTNTLQTFSPQQSLFTQAGDQVTNGRSMYSSFELSYEIDSLNLITGIIDYSNGKNKFNSNLTSLFFNSNNDLIQSYQQSNSTESKYRSTDFTLNYQLGFKKNKDQILTASYKYSTSPTNNKNSVSFNDIFNFNQPGYNQQNNAGTKENTLQLDYFHPLKKLNIEGGLKAILRNNTSDFDTQTLDSLNNYINNLQNSNHFKYEQNVYSMYNSYQLNLNDWGFKAGIRVEQTSVNANFLSNNTTLTQNYNNVIPSISILRKLKNNVNLNIGFTNRIERPGIYELNPFTNLQNPRFVYTGNPNLRPVMNHNIDFGFSKYGKGSFNLTLSYSFANNTIQNVTKLQDSITYTTYQNIGSNKVVRGNASFNYPLTKKLRFSINGEVSYVKLKGYFNNNLYQNSGIQGFGFSELGYQVTDTWRTGLNGAWYSSNVLLQGKSNDYFFTSINTTKDILKRKVTVFFYINNILQKNRDAISYVKDPTFYNRNVSVNPYRTIGFGFYYHFGKLNKEVKRNRRGINNDDIKKRDKNTEVR; encoded by the coding sequence ATGAAAAAAATTTATTTATTGCTTGCTTGTTTATTGTCGTGCCTAATTGTTAATGCACAAAATAAATCAGGGAACCACACCATTAAGGGCTTTCTTGTTGATTCGGTTACCAATAAGCCTTTACCTTATGCCACGGTGTTGTTAACAGATTCTGCCTCGAAGCAATCAATTAACACTTTAAGTACCAGTAACGGTTCATTTAACATTCGTGCCGATATAGATAAGGATTATGTATTGTCTTTTACATTTATCGGATACAACAAAAAGACGCTGTTATTTAAAAGTAATAAACAAACAGACCTTGGCACTATAAAGTTATCCCCCTTAAACAATCAACTAAAAGAGGTATCTGTAATTAGTGTCAAACCTGTGATTACTCAGGAAGTTGACCGAATAAACTATAATGTCCAGAATGACCCTGAAAATAAGATACTCAATGTTTTAGACATGTTTCGTAAGGTTCCATTTATCAGCATCGACGCAAACAATAACATTCTGTTCAAGGGTAATACCAAATTCAAAATACTGATCAACGGCAGAACGTCTTCCCTTTTTGCAAACAATCCATCTGATGTATTAAGAACTATGCAATCAAGTAACATCAAAAGGATAGAAGTAATAACAACACCACCTTCAAAATATGACGCAGAAGGATTAACCGGGATTATAAATATTATCCTTAAAAAACAAATTGACCAAGGTTATAATGCCAGTGTTAATTTACATGAGAATACAGTTAACGGACCTGCAGCTGGAGTATCATTAACTTTAAAAGAGGGGAAATTAGGGCTCCTGCTCAATACCGGAGCTAAGGATCAGATTGATAGACGTGGGAATTCAACTAATACCTTGCAAACATTTAGTCCACAGCAATCGCTTTTCACACAAGCAGGTGACCAGGTAACTAATGGGCGTAGTATGTATTCATCCTTTGAGTTAAGTTATGAGATAGATAGCTTGAATTTGATAACAGGGATAATTGACTACTCAAATGGAAAAAATAAATTCAACAGTAATTTAACGTCTCTGTTTTTTAATAGCAATAACGATTTGATTCAGTCCTATCAGCAAAGCAACAGCACAGAATCAAAATATCGCAGCACAGACTTTACGCTTAATTATCAGCTGGGATTTAAAAAAAATAAGGACCAGATCTTAACCGCATCTTACAAGTATTCTACAAGCCCTACAAATAATAAAAACAGCGTTAGCTTTAATGATATATTCAATTTTAACCAGCCAGGTTACAATCAGCAAAACAATGCTGGCACAAAAGAAAACACGCTCCAATTAGATTATTTTCATCCACTAAAGAAATTAAACATAGAAGGCGGTCTCAAAGCAATTCTAAGAAATAACACCAGTGATTTTGACACGCAAACACTTGACTCACTAAATAATTATATTAACAATCTGCAAAATTCAAATCATTTTAAATATGAGCAAAACGTTTATAGCATGTATAACTCTTACCAATTAAATCTAAACGATTGGGGATTTAAAGCAGGTATCCGTGTCGAACAAACGTCTGTAAATGCAAATTTTTTATCAAACAATACAACCTTAACTCAAAATTATAACAATGTAATTCCATCAATTTCCATACTAAGAAAACTGAAAAACAACGTCAATCTTAACATTGGATTTACAAATCGCATTGAAAGACCTGGTATTTATGAATTAAATCCGTTTACCAATCTTCAAAATCCGAGATTTGTTTATACAGGAAATCCGAATTTAAGGCCTGTAATGAACCATAATATTGACTTCGGTTTTAGCAAATACGGTAAAGGTTCATTCAATTTGACTTTAAGTTACTCGTTTGCCAATAATACTATTCAAAATGTAACTAAACTACAAGATTCGATCACCTATACAACTTATCAAAATATTGGAAGTAATAAAGTGGTAAGAGGTAACGCCAGTTTCAATTATCCTTTAACTAAAAAGTTACGCTTTAGCATAAACGGTGAGGTGTCTTATGTTAAGCTTAAAGGGTATTTCAACAACAACCTATACCAAAACAGTGGAATACAAGGATTCGGTTTTTCTGAACTTGGCTATCAAGTTACAGATACGTGGCGTACCGGGCTAAACGGTGCATGGTATAGCTCAAATGTATTGCTACAAGGGAAATCCAATGATTACTTTTTCACTTCGATCAATACCACTAAAGACATCCTAAAAAGAAAAGTAACCGTGTTCTTTTACATAAATAATATCTTACAAAAAAACAGAGATGCTATAAGTTATGTAAAAGACCCAACATTTTATAACCGGAACGTATCTGTTAATCCATACAGAACTATTGGTTTCGGTTTTTACTATCATTTTGGCAAATTAAACAAAGAAGTTAAAAGGAACCGCAGGGGCATTAATAATGATGACATTAAGAAGAGAGATAAAAATACAGAAGTACGGTAG
- a CDS encoding DUF6249 domain-containing protein: MEQNFAVAIMFTVIVVAITTLIVAVLNYRIKTRMIKSGLIDESTAKAFSNSFTNFQFDTLKWGIILFFGAVGLILLNYIPYKSDSTLPYGIEMAFLSAGFITYYYISKKEMKN, encoded by the coding sequence ATGGAACAAAATTTTGCAGTGGCTATAATGTTTACAGTAATTGTTGTAGCGATAACCACACTAATTGTAGCTGTATTAAATTACAGGATAAAAACCCGGATGATTAAATCGGGCTTAATAGATGAGTCTACCGCTAAAGCATTCAGCAACTCCTTTACCAATTTTCAGTTTGACACTTTAAAATGGGGTATAATTCTTTTTTTTGGTGCGGTTGGTTTAATCCTACTCAACTATATTCCTTACAAATCAGACTCAACACTGCCGTATGGTATAGAAATGGCTTTCTTATCCGCAGGTTTTATTACTTACTACTATATCTCCAAGAAAGAAATGAAAAACTGA
- a CDS encoding RNA polymerase sigma factor: MENEKELISRIINQDVKAFKILVIQHEKLVVFIISRIIQNNEDVKDLSQEVFIKVYSNISQFKFESKLSTWIARIAYFTAINYVKKVSGKRGLTDDISNFENLHQTEENPETLLLKKNQSNFIQQEINKLPVNYRTVLTLYHLNEFSYQEIYEITGMPEGTVKNYLFRARKQIKDQLETYLNKL; encoded by the coding sequence ATGGAAAACGAGAAAGAGTTAATTTCACGAATTATAAATCAAGATGTTAAAGCCTTTAAAATCCTGGTAATTCAGCATGAAAAACTCGTGGTGTTCATTATAAGCAGAATTATTCAAAATAATGAAGATGTTAAAGATTTATCTCAGGAGGTATTTATAAAGGTTTATAGCAATATAAGCCAGTTTAAATTTGAGTCAAAGCTCTCTACCTGGATAGCCCGTATTGCTTACTTCACTGCTATTAATTATGTGAAAAAGGTTTCGGGGAAAAGAGGTTTAACAGATGATATTTCAAATTTTGAAAACTTACATCAAACAGAAGAAAATCCTGAAACTTTATTATTGAAAAAAAATCAGTCAAACTTTATTCAACAAGAGATAAATAAATTACCTGTAAACTATCGTACTGTTTTAACACTCTACCATCTGAATGAGTTTAGTTATCAAGAGATATATGAAATTACAGGTATGCCTGAAGGGACAGTTAAAAACTATTTGTTCAGGGCACGAAAACAGATAAAGGATCAATTAGAAACGTATTTAAATAAATTATAA
- a CDS encoding S41 family peptidase — translation MTLNSKKFFLCTAFSLLFLNAFAQWEIFTKKFEKKVIYDVLSAYRPAEFTGGYTFFGPTATLNENIVSKGLELGDKEVTKPATGVLQKAFLLKNIPVVNIKTDAVYLNICTDNIKAYNISIEDKTGHKYNKEYTIADDGYQVPVQNLLSDFRKLSTDEIKSFPNSDYLQFEKLTFTLTKRDAKRSAKFTIGECAFLKDSVMDVPARGYFFYQVTGNDQNKANNYTTDNVGNSYPILSFTIFRDLNSQAFSFIPKTKEDDKLKDQTLQLIKFIISKYPYYNERRINKDQIDHCLDSVISSKHGFNQKLAYIDSLVNNFSDGHFYFEKKQIPVLSGPVFIKEIGGELLITGVLDPKLKEQLNLGAIVTKVDNVPVNKLIDSLMRLRHYGQSTDRRNQVISRLLYKTVSDSTLITVTDQGKEKSAKWFYNKKVVIPSNFKPVDQDFKIYNNWAYYRLNVWGAGDWITFYNHRDQLKKSKGVIFDLRGNSGGLEVEAYKIFSCFLERSTTVTHSMYAFDDSKSVHGSNIALPNAYLNLSKKPVIILIDNKTACASEIFISVMKNNCHALIVGNERTSGAYASGEYFYLPYNIVFKTNVLNKFYPPGEENSIEFKGLEPDVYVPFYSYKDLYPYEDKVMQMALRIAEAGQKATYP, via the coding sequence ATGACCCTAAATTCCAAAAAGTTTTTTCTTTGCACGGCTTTTTCATTGTTATTTCTTAACGCCTTTGCGCAATGGGAAATATTCACAAAAAAGTTTGAAAAAAAGGTAATCTATGATGTTTTATCAGCTTATCGCCCAGCTGAGTTTACTGGTGGTTATACTTTTTTTGGCCCAACCGCAACTTTAAATGAAAATATTGTATCTAAAGGTCTTGAGCTTGGCGATAAAGAGGTAACTAAACCCGCTACCGGTGTTTTACAAAAAGCATTTTTGTTAAAAAATATACCTGTTGTAAATATTAAAACAGATGCTGTTTACTTAAACATCTGTACAGATAATATAAAGGCTTATAATATATCTATAGAAGATAAAACCGGGCATAAATATAATAAGGAGTATACAATAGCTGATGATGGTTATCAAGTACCTGTACAAAATCTTCTTTCAGATTTCCGTAAGCTATCTACGGATGAAATTAAGAGTTTCCCCAATTCTGATTATTTACAATTTGAGAAACTTACGTTTACATTAACTAAGAGAGATGCTAAACGCAGCGCAAAATTCACGATCGGAGAGTGTGCATTTTTAAAAGATTCGGTGATGGATGTTCCTGCCAGGGGGTACTTCTTTTACCAGGTAACAGGAAATGATCAAAATAAGGCAAATAACTATACTACTGACAATGTTGGAAACTCATATCCAATATTAAGTTTTACCATATTTCGTGATTTAAATTCACAGGCATTTAGTTTCATTCCTAAAACCAAAGAAGATGATAAGCTAAAAGATCAGACGCTACAGCTTATAAAATTCATCATAAGTAAGTATCCGTACTACAATGAAAGACGAATAAATAAAGACCAGATAGATCATTGTTTGGATAGCGTCATTTCGTCAAAGCATGGGTTTAATCAAAAGCTCGCATATATTGACAGCCTTGTTAATAATTTCTCTGACGGACACTTTTATTTTGAAAAAAAACAGATCCCGGTTTTATCAGGGCCTGTATTTATTAAAGAAATCGGCGGAGAGCTATTAATTACAGGAGTTTTAGATCCGAAACTAAAAGAACAATTAAATCTGGGTGCTATAGTTACAAAGGTTGACAATGTACCGGTTAATAAATTGATTGACTCATTAATGCGCTTGCGCCATTATGGACAATCTACAGATCGCCGTAACCAGGTGATATCAAGGCTGCTTTATAAAACAGTTTCAGACTCTACGCTTATTACTGTAACTGATCAGGGTAAAGAAAAAAGTGCGAAGTGGTTTTACAATAAAAAAGTAGTTATTCCATCTAATTTCAAACCGGTTGATCAGGATTTCAAAATCTACAATAACTGGGCTTATTACAGATTGAACGTATGGGGCGCAGGAGATTGGATTACCTTTTACAATCACAGAGATCAACTGAAAAAAAGTAAAGGGGTAATTTTTGATTTAAGAGGGAATAGTGGTGGTTTAGAAGTAGAGGCTTACAAAATATTTTCTTGCTTTTTAGAAAGATCGACAACTGTTACGCATAGTATGTATGCTTTTGATGATTCAAAATCAGTTCATGGTTCAAATATAGCTCTGCCAAATGCCTATCTCAACCTTTCAAAAAAGCCTGTTATAATTTTAATAGATAATAAAACGGCTTGTGCATCAGAGATTTTTATCAGCGTTATGAAGAATAACTGTCATGCGTTAATAGTAGGCAATGAACGTACATCAGGGGCTTATGCAAGTGGTGAATATTTTTATTTGCCTTATAACATTGTTTTTAAAACCAATGTGCTTAATAAATTTTACCCACCGGGAGAAGAAAATAGTATAGAGTTTAAAGGCCTTGAACCTGATGTATATGTTCCTTTTTATAGTTATAAGGATTTATATCCCTATGAAGATAAAGTGATGCAGATGGCGCTTAGGATAGCCGAAGCAGGTCAAAAGGCCACTTACCCTTGA